DNA sequence from the Candidatus Sulfuricurvum sp. RIFRC-1 genome:
GAAGTGATCCGATGGAGAGCTGTTCTTGTCCCAACATAGAGAACTTAAGGGCTTCGATTTCACAATCCGTTGTAATAATCCCGCTGCAATCGATACCATCGTATTTCATCTCTCCACCCATCAAAACAAGGGTATTTTGATATTCGCTCAGTGATTTGGCCAGTTCTTCTTTGACCTTCTCATTTTTATAATGACTCAATGCACTTACACCAACAACGACTATCGCCGCAGCGACCGAGAGATGGATTTTATATTTTTTATAAAATGGTTCGTTACTATTCTCTACACTTAATTCTTCGTTCACAAATTTCCTTATTGTATATAATCGACAACTTTTGAGAGGGTTGTAACCTCTTTGATAACACTGACAACTTCTTGGTGTGCCGGATGTGGAACGTACACGTTGAGTCCCTCTTGATCATCAAACGTCGACGTAAGTACCAAGTCAAATGAACGCTCGCTTCGGCTGATATCTATCCCAACTTCCATAGAACGCAAGGTATCGATTTTCGACGGTAAAGATTCTAACATCTCTTTAACCCGTTCCAAATTGGCCTCTTTATTTTCATCACTAAATTGAAACATCACAATGTGCACTAGCATTTTTTTTCTACCTCTCTATCAAATCTTTTAAACTCTGCCTCGGGGATTTCCCCTCTAAAATCGCATACACTTCCGCTGCGATGGGAAGATAGATTCCGCGTGCAATGGCTATCTCATGAAGCGCGTATGCCGTCCCGATCCCTTCGCTCACTTCACCGATCTCTTGGCATACCACTTCTTTGGTTTTACCCTGAGACAACCCAAGCCCTACCCGATAATTGCGTGACATAGAGGAACTCGCAGTCAAAAACAAATCCCCTGCACCGCTAAGACCTAAAAAGCTCTCCTGCGTTGCGCCATAAGAGCGTCCGAAACGCTCCATCTCCACTAAGCCGCGTGAAATCAAACTCGCTGCGGCATTGTGCCCAAGGCCCAATCCCTCACATATCCCTGCGGCAATCGCAATAACATTCTTATAAGCCCCTGTAATCTCCGCTCCAATGACGTCACTGCTCACATAGGTACGGATAAAGCTAGGAAAAAGAGCGGCAAACTCTTTTGCGGTAGATTCTGAGCTTGAGTTAATAACGAGCGCGGTTGGAAGCGATTGAATCACCTCCGCAGCAAACGATGGACCGGATAAAAAACAGAGATTCTCTTCGGGAACATACTGAGCATAGATTTCATTTAAAAATTTCCCGCTGGAGGCTTCAATCCCTTTCGCCGCAACGAGAACCTTTTGCCCTTTAAAAATAAAATTCTCTTCCAGCCATTTCCCGATTTGCTGTGCCGGTACCGTGATAATCAGATACTCACACCCCAGTACCTCTTCAAGCGATTTAAAATTATCCCAATCACGCGGAGTACGTGACGTAATGATAACCTCATTTTTTTCACCCATGGCAAACGCGAGCGCTTCGCCCCATTTTCCCGCACCGATTACCCCTACTTTCATACCCTTTATCCTCTCGCCCACTGCTGAAATATGGCAAGCTTTTTTTTATCTCCGAGCAATACTAAAACATCTCCTGCATCAATATGATGATTGTGTCCTTCCACCGCGAAGCTAAAGCTGTTTTCTCTCTCATGATCCACCATCGCCAGTAAAATCAGATCAAAGTCTCCTCTAAAATCGGTATCAAACAGATACGTACCAACCAAAGGTGACATTTTTGCTATCTTTACTTCCAGTACGCCCATTCCATCATCTTCGTACAATATCTCATGCAAGACCTGAGTAACGTTTGGTTTAGAGATGATATCTCCAATGACATTCGCCGCGATCTGTAATACCGGCATCACTTTGTCCGCTCCGGCGCTTTTCATCTTGAGCATACTCTCATTGTTTTGGGCCAATGCAATGATAAAAATCGATTCAAATGAAGCACGAAGCGAGATCGTTAAAAAAACATTCTCTGCGTCATTATTTAACGCACAAAAAACGCTCAATCGCCGAACATCGAATCGTTTTTCAATCACATTCCATTCATCGCCTAAATCAAAAAGCTCAGCATCTAACCCATCATTGTGTGCCGCATTCATTTCAGCAGTCGTTGAGACGAACAGAGTGATTTCGCGGTAAATACTCTGAATTTGTTTGAGAATCTGTTTTGAGTATTCGTTGTATCCGAAAATTGCAGCATAGGTTCGTTGCATCATACGCTCCTACGATGTAGTTTGGTTTTAAATTCGTTCAACAAAACAGGATTGGCCAATAAGATAGCGACATCCCCTTCTTTGAAACATTCCGATGCATCGGGGTTAAAACAAAATGCCTTATCCTCTTTATGAAAAATTCCCAAAACACTCAGACGACGTACAAACAACGGCTCTTCAAGCAACGTAAAAAAGACTTTTTCCATCCCTTCTTGAACTACGACTTCATCGATAACCGTCGAAGTATGCTCCGAACGAAGCGCATGTATCGCTTCAAATGCTACCGGTTGAACTGAAAGAATTTTTCCCATCAAACCGATCAGTTCTTGTGGATTGATAATTACGTCAATTCCCGCCATCTGAAGTTTTCGACGATGTTCTAAATGGTGTAATATCGAATACAAAGGGACATGTTTTGTCATTTCACGAATCGTCAATGCCGTAAAAATATTGGCAACATCACTCTCATGGAGTAAAAGAATCGCTTCGATTTGATGGGCAAAATTGATTTTAAGATGACTGTAGGTCTCCATCGATGCAGAATCATACTGTAGCGCTAAAAAGCCGTGTGATCGGGCCTGCGCCAAAAGAAGCGGATCTTTTTCGAGGATTACGATAGGAATTTGACGCTTATGGAGTTTTTTAATCACTTCAAAACTCAGCATCGAAAAACCGCAAATCAGATAGAACCGCTTTAATCGATTCACATCATCGATCAATTTTTCCTCTTTGATCTCATCGAGTTTTTCAGTAAAAGCCGAAACAACGATTGAAGTGGCAAAAGAGATAACCGCAATCCCCAGTACAATGACCACCATTGCAACGACACGGCCTTCTGAGGTTACCGGAATAATATCTCCGTATCCAACGGTAAAAATCGTTACCACTGCCCAATAGACCGCATCAAAAAGGGTATTAACCGGTGACTCGGGATTGTTCGCTTCCATAACATAAATAAGTACCGATGCGATCATCGTAACGATCATCGTAAAAATAATCAAGGTAAAAAATTCAAACTTTTTCGAGGAGAGAATTGAGAGAAGCCGACGGAGACTCTTCGCGTAACGGAAAAGTTTGAGAACACGGAACAAAATAAACACCCGCAACATTCGCAATTCATGGAAAAATGGCATAACGGCCAATAAATCGATAATCGCCGAAGGAGATCGGATAAACTCGAATTTACGCGACATCGCCAGTCCAATCGCTTTTCTCAAAGAAAACTGTCGATGGAGAAAAAGATCTTGTTCGTATTGCTCGATAATCGATTTAGAGGAGTCACTATAAACCCACAATCGTAAGAGATATTCCAATAAAAAGATAACCGAAATAATATAGTTATTAAAGAAAAGCCATCCGGAAGAGAGCTCATTTTTAACCTGACGTATCAGGATATAAACACTTATAAAAATAAGTGCGATCATGAAAAGATCAAAGATTTTTTTGTAGTGATACTGATGGTTTTCTAAAAGATTATAAACGTTGTTTTTTACTTTACGATAGGGATGGCAAGTTTGGAGAAAATAAGCTGCATCGACGACCCATTTTCCCAACATCCGTTCCCTTTACTGAGAAAGTTTAGCTTGGAGGATTTCGTTCAGCGTATTCGGATTTGCTGAACCTTTAGAGGCTTTCATCGCTTGACCGACGAAGAAACCGAACAGTTTATCTTTACCCGATTTATATTCGGCTACTTTATCGCCGTTTGCGGCTAGAATCTCATCGATAAGCGCTTCGAGGGCACCCGTGTCACTCACTTGCTTAAGCCCCAGTTTTTCAATCGCTTCATCGATATCGCCGCCATTGTTTTCTAAAAGATAGTCGAGAACCTCTTTGGCTGCTTTACCGCTGATAACAGACTCTTCGATCCGCTTTACGAGGGTTCCGAGCATTACAGCACTTATTGGAGATTCAAATGCACCCATCCCCCCTTTTAGACGTCCTTGTAGCTCTACTGTGAGCCACGTAACAGCATTTTTAGCACTAATACCGCACTCTAACATCGATTCGAAATAATGGGCATTTTCGAGTTCCGCCGTAATAACTGCCGCATCGTACTCACGAAGACCAAACGCATTCACAAAACGCTCTTTTTTCGCATCGGGAAGTTCTGGAATATTGCAGACATCGGCATACATCGCATCGTCCACGATCACTTTGAGCAAATCCGGTTCAGGGAAATAGCGATAATCGGCCGCTTCTTCTTTACCGCGCATTGAGCGGGTCTCTTGTTTTACTTGGTCAAACAATCGTGTCTCTTGAACGATCTCGCTCTCATAGATACCGTCTTCCCACGCCTCTTTCTGACGGGCTACTTCGAGTTCGATTGCCCGTTGAATAAAGCGGAAACTGTTGATGTTTTTGATCTCGACGCGGGTATAAAGCTTCTCATCACCCTTGGGACGGATAGAGACGTTGACGTCAACACGAAATGATCCCTCTTGCATGTTCGCATCCGAGATATCGATATAACGGACGATTGAGTGGAGCTTTTTGAGATACAAAATCGCATCTTCCGCCGAACGCATATCGGGTTCAGAGACGATTTCGAGTAACGGTGTTCCCGCACGGTTTAGATCCACTTTTGAAATAGCGCCATCATGGATATTTTTCCCTGCATCCGCTTCGATATGGGCACGGTTGATACGGATCGTTTTGTGACTCCCGTCTTCAAAATCGATCACCAATGTTCCGTGTTCGACAATCGGAGTATAAAGCTGTGTAATTTGGTACGCACTTGGACTGTCGGGATAAAAATAGCTTTTACGGTCAAAGAACGACGTACGGTTGATCGTCGCACCGACTGCCGTTCCAAACATCCCCGCTTTACGAACTGCTTCTTTGTTGAGTACCGGCAATGCACCCGGAAGAGCTAAACAGGTCGGACACGTGTTGGTATTTTGGGTGTGATTAAAGCTGGTAGGGCATGAGCAAAAAAGTTTGGACTGGGTATTAAGCTGGACGTGAACTTCCAAACCGATAATGGTTTCAAACATACGAAAAATTCCTTGGTTTATATAAAATATCGGATAGAGGCAAAACCATAGGGAGTGCACTCTTCAACCGCTTTTATCTGCTCTTGGGTCGTAATTCCGCCCAACGCAAAAATAGGTACTCTTATTTTAGCCACTATTTCTTTTAAATCCTCTAAACCCTTGGGTTCTCCTTTGTTCGGAGAGGTGAAAATCGGGCTGTAGGTGATCGCATCGGCACCCAACACTTGTGCTTTTAATGCTTCACCATGAGTATGAGTGCTGATAATGACGTATAGCCCCCGCTTTTTTGCTTCGGCAATATCTTCAAATTGCGACGATGTTAGATGTACACCATCGGCATTTAATTTCTGAGCCAGTACATAATCGCTATGAAGCAAAACATGAGGGACTTTATATTCCCGTGAGATTGTTACAAAGACATGTGCGAGTGCTGCATAATCAGGAGCTTGTTTGTCTCTGAAAAGGGCAAAATCGGGAAGAGCTTGTGAAAACACAGCATTTAGCGATGATTCAAGAGAATCGACACTGCTGCCGTAGTAAGAGGGGTCGGTAATTAGATAGGTTTTCACGCGTCCGTAGAGGAACGTTTTACACTTTCCCGAATCTCTTCGAGAAGTTCGTTTTGTTTCGCAATCATATCATTACGTTCCCGTGCCATCGACATCGTCTCTAACACCAAGAGTAAAAATACTGCCAAAAAGATAAAGATGAAAGTAAACATTAACGCGGGAACGATACCGAGGAAAACGAAAGATTGGAAAGTAACCCAGGCTCCGATAATAACAAAAGCCCAGGATACGCCTCCGAGGAAGCTTAAAAGTGCGTCGAACGTACTTCGCTTCATATAGAGGGCTTAGTGGTCGTCGTGAAGAAGAACTGCACCGCCGAGGTAAACGTAGGTGAGCATCATGAAAATGAACGCTTGCAAGAAAGCCATAAATGTCAACAATGCAAACGGGATCATCGGAAGCAACCAAGGAGCCAACATCAAGATTACCATCAAGAACATGTCGTCCCCTTTGACGTTACCGAACAATCGGAAGCTCAAAGAGATGATACGTGAGATATGAGAAACAATCTCGATCGGGAACATCAACCATGCTAACCACCATACAGGACCCATAAAGTGTTTGAAGTAGCTGATGATACCGTTACGGCGGATACCTTCAAAGTTATAGTACACGAAAACAACCAATGCCAATGCAAGGGTGAAATCCAAAAATGCACTCGGTGCTTCAAAACCGGGAATAACTCCGATAATGTTTGCGATACCGACGAAAAGACCGATCGTTGCAACGAGTGGAAGATAACGGCGAGCTTCCGCTTTACCCATAACATCCGCACCCATAGCAAGAACGCCGCTAAGATAAGCTTCCATAACGTTTTGTGTCCCTGATGGAACAAGACGAAGATTTGACGTAGCCAATTTCGCGATAATCAACACGATTGCTGCTGTAAGCAACATGTGTGTGAGGAAAATGAAGCTATGATCGTGGCTATAAAGGCCAAAGAAGGTAAACAACTCACCCATAGGTAGCGTCCTTTGCAATAGAAATATTAACGGGATTTTACCGTAACCCAGATTAAATTCCTATAAACCCATATAACGTACTTCCCTATTTGCGCTTATATTATCATCATCAATCTATTTTTGAAGCACTCGACAAGCAGTATGTATGAGGAAAAAAGAGGCATATTTTGTGAAGACCCCAGATGAACTGGGGGAAAGAAATTTATTTAGGGCCAAATGTCGTAAAAATGTACTCTGCCATTTTTTCATCGGAAATTTTACCTTCACGATCTTCAATGACTTTCAAATTTTTACGCATTACCGAGTGATACGATTGACTATCAAAATCTTTGCTTCTTAGATCCATCAACTTACGATAAACCTCATCTTGAGTATAGACATTGAGCGGAGGACCGTAAATATTGCTTTTTTCTTGAGAAGATGTACCTTGCGCCGTTGCTTCTTCGACCGTTGTTCCCGCTTGTTCTTTAAGCTTCGGAACTCCGTTTGCCTTAATCCCGTGACAGTTGGCACA
Encoded proteins:
- a CDS encoding Dabb family protein, translating into MLVHIVMFQFSDENKEANLERVKEMLESLPSKIDTLRSMEVGIDISRSERSFDLVLTSTFDDQEGLNVYVPHPAHQEVVSVIKEVTTLSKVVDYIQ
- a CDS encoding NAD(P)H-dependent glycerol-3-phosphate dehydrogenase, which produces MKVGVIGAGKWGEALAFAMGEKNEVIITSRTPRDWDNFKSLEEVLGCEYLIITVPAQQIGKWLEENFIFKGQKVLVAAKGIEASSGKFLNEIYAQYVPEENLCFLSGPSFAAEVIQSLPTALVINSSSESTAKEFAALFPSFIRTYVSSDVIGAEITGAYKNVIAIAAGICEGLGLGHNAAASLISRGLVEMERFGRSYGATQESFLGLSGAGDLFLTASSSMSRNYRVGLGLSQGKTKEVVCQEIGEVSEGIGTAYALHEIAIARGIYLPIAAEVYAILEGKSPRQSLKDLIER
- a CDS encoding NAD-binding protein, giving the protein MQRTYAAIFGYNEYSKQILKQIQSIYREITLFVSTTAEMNAAHNDGLDAELFDLGDEWNVIEKRFDVRRLSVFCALNNDAENVFLTISLRASFESIFIIALAQNNESMLKMKSAGADKVMPVLQIAANVIGDIISKPNVTQVLHEILYEDDGMGVLEVKIAKMSPLVGTYLFDTDFRGDFDLILLAMVDHERENSFSFAVEGHNHHIDAGDVLVLLGDKKKLAIFQQWARG
- a CDS encoding ion transporter: MLGKWVVDAAYFLQTCHPYRKVKNNVYNLLENHQYHYKKIFDLFMIALIFISVYILIRQVKNELSSGWLFFNNYIISVIFLLEYLLRLWVYSDSSKSIIEQYEQDLFLHRQFSLRKAIGLAMSRKFEFIRSPSAIIDLLAVMPFFHELRMLRVFILFRVLKLFRYAKSLRRLLSILSSKKFEFFTLIIFTMIVTMIASVLIYVMEANNPESPVNTLFDAVYWAVVTIFTVGYGDIIPVTSEGRVVAMVVIVLGIAVISFATSIVVSAFTEKLDEIKEEKLIDDVNRLKRFYLICGFSMLSFEVIKKLHKRQIPIVILEKDPLLLAQARSHGFLALQYDSASMETYSHLKINFAHQIEAILLLHESDVANIFTALTIREMTKHVPLYSILHHLEHRRKLQMAGIDVIINPQELIGLMGKILSVQPVAFEAIHALRSEHTSTVIDEVVVQEGMEKVFFTLLEEPLFVRRLSVLGIFHKEDKAFCFNPDASECFKEGDVAILLANPVLLNEFKTKLHRRSV
- the gatB gene encoding Asp-tRNA(Asn)/Glu-tRNA(Gln) amidotransferase subunit GatB; the protein is MFETIIGLEVHVQLNTQSKLFCSCPTSFNHTQNTNTCPTCLALPGALPVLNKEAVRKAGMFGTAVGATINRTSFFDRKSYFYPDSPSAYQITQLYTPIVEHGTLVIDFEDGSHKTIRINRAHIEADAGKNIHDGAISKVDLNRAGTPLLEIVSEPDMRSAEDAILYLKKLHSIVRYIDISDANMQEGSFRVDVNVSIRPKGDEKLYTRVEIKNINSFRFIQRAIELEVARQKEAWEDGIYESEIVQETRLFDQVKQETRSMRGKEEAADYRYFPEPDLLKVIVDDAMYADVCNIPELPDAKKERFVNAFGLREYDAAVITAELENAHYFESMLECGISAKNAVTWLTVELQGRLKGGMGAFESPISAVMLGTLVKRIEESVISGKAAKEVLDYLLENNGGDIDEAIEKLGLKQVSDTGALEALIDEILAANGDKVAEYKSGKDKLFGFFVGQAMKASKGSANPNTLNEILQAKLSQ
- a CDS encoding thiamine phosphate synthase; protein product: MKTYLITDPSYYGSSVDSLESSLNAVFSQALPDFALFRDKQAPDYAALAHVFVTISREYKVPHVLLHSDYVLAQKLNADGVHLTSSQFEDIAEAKKRGLYVIISTHTHGEALKAQVLGADAITYSPIFTSPNKGEPKGLEDLKEIVAKIRVPIFALGGITTQEQIKAVEECTPYGFASIRYFI
- a CDS encoding F0F1 ATP synthase subunit A, which translates into the protein MGELFTFFGLYSHDHSFIFLTHMLLTAAIVLIIAKLATSNLRLVPSGTQNVMEAYLSGVLAMGADVMGKAEARRYLPLVATIGLFVGIANIIGVIPGFEAPSAFLDFTLALALVVFVYYNFEGIRRNGIISYFKHFMGPVWWLAWLMFPIEIVSHISRIISLSFRLFGNVKGDDMFLMVILMLAPWLLPMIPFALLTFMAFLQAFIFMMLTYVYLGGAVLLHDDH
- a CDS encoding c-type cytochrome; this encodes MKTRGLLMIGLASLLMTNVYAAKAANKMGNIYKERCANCHGIKANGVPKLKEQAGTTVEEATAQGTSSQEKSNIYGPPLNVYTQDEVYRKLMDLRSKDFDSQSYHSVMRKNLKVIEDREGKISDEKMAEYIFTTFGPK